From Cellulophaga lytica DSM 7489, a single genomic window includes:
- a CDS encoding DUF2314 domain-containing protein, with translation MSNSDNNIFFVKQDDEMSLAFKKAQETFKYFWREMYWEYRRVIPGLDLAIVKFPFEQTFKGESEPTIEHMWVRNISFDGENITGVLANNPMQLTNVAEGDTVSCSRSKISDWMFATSGKTYGGFTIHTLRSGMSDEKRKQHDNAWGLDFGDFNKIMLVNGQAENPENLVEHPMCVNTADKFLEFFKENPDEILIKDEAGYTVLHRQAIAGNKTTIDILLSLGADKNVTDSNGLTALDYAKKLNWSHIISVLA, from the coding sequence ATGAGTAATTCAGATAATAATATATTTTTTGTAAAACAAGATGATGAAATGTCATTAGCCTTTAAAAAAGCACAGGAAACATTTAAGTATTTTTGGAGAGAAATGTACTGGGAGTACAGAAGAGTTATACCTGGGCTAGACTTGGCTATTGTAAAGTTTCCTTTTGAACAAACTTTTAAAGGAGAAAGTGAACCAACTATAGAGCATATGTGGGTGCGCAATATAAGTTTTGACGGAGAAAATATAACTGGCGTTTTAGCTAACAACCCAATGCAATTAACAAATGTGGCAGAAGGTGATACTGTTAGCTGCAGTAGGTCTAAAATAAGCGATTGGATGTTTGCAACATCAGGTAAAACATACGGTGGTTTTACAATACATACCTTAAGGTCTGGTATGAGCGATGAAAAAAGAAAACAACATGATAACGCTTGGGGTTTAGATTTTGGCGATTTTAATAAAATTATGTTGGTTAATGGCCAAGCAGAAAACCCTGAAAATCTTGTAGAGCATCCAATGTGTGTAAATACTGCAGATAAATTTTTAGAATTCTTTAAAGAAAATCCAGATGAAATTTTAATTAAAGATGAAGCTGGGTATACAGTTTTACATAGGCAAGCTATAGCTGGTAATAAAACCACTATAGATATTTTATTGAGTCTTGGAGCAGATAAAAATGTTACAGATAGTAACGGTTTAACAGCTTTAGACTATGCTAAAAAATTAAACTGGTCTCATATTATTTCTGTTTTGGCGTAA
- the accC gene encoding acetyl-CoA carboxylase biotin carboxylase subunit, translated as MFKKILIANRGEIALRIIRTCKEMGIKTVAVYSKADEESLHVRFADEAVCIGPAPSNESYLKIPNIIAAAEITNADAIHPGYGFLSENSKFSKICAEHDIKFIGASGEHIDRMGDKASARETMKKAGVPTIPGSDGLLKDVAEAKKVAKKMGYPVMIKATAGGGGKGMRAVWSEDKMEALYESAVQEATAAFGNGAMYMEKLIEEPRHIEIQVVGDQYGKACHLSERDCSIQRRHQKLTEETPSPFMTDKLRDDMGAAAVKAAEYIKYEGAGTIEFLVDKHRNFYFMEMNTRIQVEHPITEQVVDYDLIREQILVAGGVPISGKNYYPKLHSIECRINAEDPRNDFRPSPGKITTLHTPGGHGVRLDTNVYSGYTIPPYYDSMVAKLITTAQTREEAINKMKRALDEFVIEGVKTTIPFHRQLMDHPDYLAGNYTTAFMEDFVMEPSKDDE; from the coding sequence ATGTTTAAAAAAATACTTATTGCAAATAGGGGAGAGATAGCGCTTCGTATTATTAGGACCTGTAAAGAAATGGGAATTAAAACGGTAGCGGTATACTCTAAGGCAGACGAAGAGAGTTTGCATGTTAGGTTTGCAGATGAGGCCGTATGTATTGGCCCTGCTCCTAGTAACGAGTCTTATTTAAAAATACCAAATATTATAGCGGCTGCAGAAATTACTAATGCAGATGCTATACACCCAGGTTATGGGTTTTTATCAGAAAACTCTAAGTTTTCTAAAATATGTGCAGAGCATGACATTAAGTTCATAGGTGCATCTGGCGAGCATATAGACCGTATGGGTGATAAAGCTAGTGCTAGGGAAACCATGAAAAAAGCTGGTGTACCTACAATACCTGGCTCAGACGGTTTACTTAAAGATGTTGCTGAAGCTAAAAAAGTTGCTAAAAAAATGGGATATCCTGTTATGATAAAAGCAACTGCTGGTGGTGGTGGTAAAGGTATGCGTGCTGTTTGGTCTGAAGATAAAATGGAAGCTCTCTATGAAAGTGCCGTACAAGAAGCTACAGCTGCTTTTGGAAACGGTGCTATGTATATGGAAAAACTTATTGAAGAACCTAGACATATAGAAATACAAGTTGTAGGTGACCAATACGGTAAAGCGTGTCATTTATCAGAAAGAGATTGTTCTATACAAAGACGTCACCAAAAATTAACAGAAGAAACTCCTTCGCCATTTATGACAGATAAATTGCGTGACGATATGGGAGCGGCAGCTGTTAAGGCAGCAGAATACATTAAGTATGAAGGTGCTGGTACTATAGAGTTTCTTGTAGATAAACACCGTAACTTTTACTTTATGGAGATGAATACCAGAATACAGGTAGAGCATCCTATAACAGAGCAAGTAGTAGATTACGATTTAATACGTGAGCAAATTTTAGTGGCTGGTGGTGTGCCAATTTCTGGTAAAAATTACTACCCTAAATTGCACTCTATAGAATGTAGAATTAATGCAGAAGATCCTAGAAATGACTTTAGACCTTCTCCAGGAAAAATTACTACATTGCATACACCAGGCGGACACGGTGTACGTTTAGATACTAACGTATATAGTGGTTACACAATTCCTCCTTATTATGATTCTATGGTAGCTAAGCTAATTACTACGGCGCAAACAAGAGAAGAGGCTATTAATAAAATGAAACGTGCTTTAGATGAATTTGTAATTGAAGGCGTAAAAACTACAATTCCTTTTCATAGGCAATTAATGGATCATCCAGATTATTTGGCAGGTAATTATACCACAGCCTTTATGGAAGATTTTGTTATGGAACCTAGCAAAGACGATGAATAA
- the accB gene encoding acetyl-CoA carboxylase biotin carboxyl carrier protein, whose amino-acid sequence MDIKEIQSLIKFVAKSGASEVKLEMEDIKITIRTGALNSGGETTILQQIPMGQAPMAPAAAAPAPAAATDAAPAKEASKEDKYITIKSPIIGTFYRKPSPDKPVFVEVGDTIGQGDVLCVIEAMKLFNDIESEVSGKIVKVLVDDSSPVEFDQPLFLVDPS is encoded by the coding sequence ATGGATATTAAAGAAATTCAGAGTTTAATTAAGTTCGTTGCAAAATCTGGCGCTAGCGAAGTTAAATTAGAAATGGAAGACATTAAAATTACCATTAGAACAGGAGCTTTAAACTCTGGTGGGGAGACTACTATTTTACAGCAAATACCTATGGGGCAAGCACCAATGGCACCAGCCGCTGCTGCACCTGCACCTGCTGCTGCAACAGATGCTGCACCAGCAAAAGAAGCTAGTAAAGAAGATAAATACATAACAATAAAGTCGCCAATTATTGGTACTTTTTACAGAAAACCATCTCCAGACAAACCAGTATTTGTAGAGGTAGGTGATACTATTGGGCAAGGAGATGTTCTTTGTGTTATAGAAGCAATGAAACTTTTTAACGATATAGAATCTGAAGTTTCAGGTAAAATAGTTAAAGTATTGGTAGATGATTCTTCTCCAGTAGAATTTGATCAACCTTTATTTTTAGTAGATCCATCATAA
- a CDS encoding beta-ketoacyl-ACP synthase III: protein MGKISAAITAVGKYVPDYVLTNKELETMVDTNDEWITTRTGIKERRILKEEGKGTSFMAIKAAEDLLQKRGIKPTDIDLIIVGTATPDLQVAATAAYVASEIGATNAFAFDLEAACSSFLYGMSTATSYVESGRYKKVLLIGADKMSSILDYTDRTTCIIFGDGAGAALFEPNEEGLGFQDEYLRSDGIGRNFLKIDAGGSILPASEETVKNKQHYVFQDGKTVFKYAVSNMAEVSAKIMERNNLEEKDVDWLVPHQANKRIIDATANRMGLDASKVMMNIQKYGNTTSATLPLLLADYENQLKKGDNLVFAAFGGGFTWGSIFLKWAYNS, encoded by the coding sequence ATGGGTAAGATATCAGCGGCAATAACTGCAGTGGGTAAGTATGTTCCTGACTATGTTTTAACTAACAAGGAGTTAGAAACAATGGTAGATACAAATGATGAGTGGATTACCACCAGAACAGGTATCAAAGAAAGGCGAATTTTAAAAGAAGAAGGTAAAGGAACTTCTTTTATGGCAATTAAAGCAGCTGAAGATTTACTGCAAAAAAGAGGTATTAAACCAACAGATATTGATTTAATTATAGTTGGTACTGCAACACCAGATTTACAAGTAGCGGCAACTGCTGCATATGTAGCTTCAGAAATTGGAGCAACCAATGCTTTTGCTTTTGATTTAGAAGCAGCGTGTTCTAGTTTTTTATACGGTATGTCTACGGCTACTAGTTATGTAGAGTCTGGCAGGTATAAAAAAGTATTATTAATAGGTGCAGATAAAATGTCATCTATATTGGATTATACAGACAGAACAACGTGTATAATTTTTGGAGATGGTGCAGGTGCAGCACTTTTTGAGCCTAATGAAGAAGGTTTAGGTTTTCAAGATGAATACTTAAGGTCTGATGGTATTGGGCGTAACTTCTTAAAAATTGATGCGGGCGGATCTATATTACCAGCATCTGAAGAAACAGTTAAAAATAAACAACATTACGTTTTTCAAGACGGTAAAACCGTATTTAAATATGCAGTTTCTAATATGGCAGAAGTATCTGCCAAAATTATGGAACGTAACAATTTAGAAGAGAAAGATGTAGATTGGCTAGTTCCACACCAAGCTAATAAACGTATTATAGATGCTACAGCTAACAGAATGGGCTTAGACGCATCTAAAGTAATGATGAATATTCAAAAATACGGAAACACAACTTCTGCTACATTACCACTTTTATTAGCAGATTACGAAAATCAACTTAAAAAAGGAGACAACTTAGTATTTGCTGCATTTGGCGGTGGTTTTACTTGGGGTTCTATTTTCTTAAAATGGGCCTATAACTCTTAA
- the rpmF gene encoding 50S ribosomal protein L32, with product MAHPKRKISKTRRDKRRTHYKAVAPTIAKDATTGEMHLYHRAHWHEGKLYYRGQILIDKAEEAVA from the coding sequence ATGGCACATCCAAAGAGAAAAATTTCAAAAACCAGAAGAGACAAGAGAAGAACGCACTATAAAGCGGTAGCTCCAACAATTGCAAAAGATGCAACAACAGGAGAAATGCACTTGTATCACAGAGCTCACTGGCACGAAGGTAAATTATACTACCGTGGACAAATTTTAATTGACAAAGCAGAAGAAGCAGTAGCTTAA
- a CDS encoding YceD family protein, whose translation MMKLKEYSIPFSGLKQGKHSFEYNIDNKFFESFEYNEFNDANIHVEVQLNKMSTMLELEMKAEGTVNVFCDVSSEAYDQPINSTLELVVKFGEEYNDENEEILIIPHGEHQVNISQYLYEMLVLAVPSKRIHPGVLDGTLRSKAVDKLQELQPKEEKENKEDIDPRWDALKKLITDK comes from the coding sequence ATGATGAAGCTAAAGGAGTATTCCATTCCTTTTTCTGGATTAAAGCAGGGAAAGCACAGTTTTGAGTATAATATAGACAATAAGTTCTTTGAATCTTTTGAGTACAATGAGTTTAATGATGCCAATATACATGTAGAGGTACAATTAAACAAAATGAGTACAATGTTAGAGCTAGAGATGAAAGCAGAAGGAACAGTAAATGTTTTTTGTGACGTATCTAGTGAAGCTTATGACCAACCTATAAACTCTACATTAGAGTTAGTAGTTAAGTTTGGCGAAGAGTATAATGATGAGAATGAAGAAATACTGATAATTCCTCACGGAGAACATCAGGTTAATATTTCGCAATATTTATACGAAATGCTGGTATTGGCCGTTCCATCTAAAAGAATACATCCAGGAGTTTTGGATGGTACTTTAAGATCTAAAGCCGTAGATAAGCTACAAGAGCTACAACCAAAAGAAGAGAAGGAAAATAAAGAAGATATTGATCCCAGATGGGACGCATTAAAAAAGTTAATAACGGATAAATAA
- the pdxA gene encoding 4-hydroxythreonine-4-phosphate dehydrogenase PdxA: MQEDKKIKVGISIGDLNGIGCEVVLKTFEDNRMLDFCTPVIFASNKTISFQKKELNININYNGVPDADKAVDNKINVVNVWKEIPKTQFGTPTEESGKYALKSLQAATKALKEDKIDVLVTAPINKNNIQSDEFNFPGHTDYLAKELGGNSLMFMVTSTLKVGLLTDHIAVKDVAKAITPKLVKEKIATIEHSLKADFAIQKPKIALLGINPHSGDNGVIGKEDDTVLKPTITELKNQGKMVFGPYSADSFFGSDAYSNFDAILAAYHDQGLIPFKTLSFGKGVNYTAGLQKVRTSPDHGTAYEIAGKGKADHSSFKEAVFTALKIFKNRQEYAELTQNPLKKQRLKRKE; the protein is encoded by the coding sequence ATGCAAGAAGATAAAAAAATTAAGGTAGGAATTTCTATAGGCGATTTAAACGGAATTGGCTGTGAAGTTGTTTTAAAGACTTTTGAAGACAACCGAATGTTAGATTTTTGTACCCCTGTTATTTTTGCATCAAACAAAACCATTTCTTTTCAAAAAAAAGAGCTAAATATAAATATTAATTACAATGGTGTACCTGATGCAGATAAAGCTGTAGATAACAAAATTAATGTAGTTAATGTTTGGAAAGAAATACCAAAGACACAGTTTGGAACACCTACTGAAGAAAGTGGTAAATACGCTCTAAAATCTTTGCAAGCGGCAACAAAAGCTTTAAAAGAAGATAAAATAGATGTATTAGTTACAGCGCCAATAAATAAAAATAATATACAGTCTGATGAATTTAACTTTCCTGGACATACAGATTATTTAGCAAAAGAATTAGGTGGTAATAGTTTAATGTTTATGGTAACAAGTACTTTAAAAGTAGGTTTGTTAACAGACCATATTGCAGTTAAAGATGTAGCAAAAGCAATTACACCTAAACTTGTAAAAGAAAAAATAGCAACTATAGAGCACTCTTTAAAAGCAGATTTTGCCATACAAAAGCCAAAAATTGCATTGTTAGGCATAAATCCGCATAGTGGAGATAATGGTGTTATTGGTAAAGAGGACGATACAGTACTAAAGCCAACAATAACCGAATTAAAAAATCAGGGTAAAATGGTTTTTGGACCCTATTCTGCAGATAGCTTTTTTGGGTCTGATGCTTATAGTAATTTTGATGCAATACTTGCAGCTTATCATGACCAAGGTTTAATACCTTTTAAAACGCTGTCATTTGGTAAAGGTGTAAACTACACTGCCGGATTGCAAAAAGTACGTACATCACCAGATCATGGCACTGCTTATGAAATTGCAGGCAAAGGTAAAGCAGACCATAGTTCATTTAAAGAAGCTGTTTTTACAGCGCTAAAAATCTTTAAAAACAGGCAAGAATATGCAGAGCTAACCCAAAATCCGTTAAAAAAACAACGTTTAAAGAGAAAAGAGTAA
- a CDS encoding riboflavin synthase, which produces MFTGIIETLGKVTALRKEESNLHITIKSTLTPELKIDQSVAHNGVCLTVIAIEDDTYTVTAIDETLQKTSIGALKVNSYVNLERAMILGTRLDGHIVQGHVDQTGVCTAIEEKDGSAVFSFEYNADYNNVTIEKGSITIDGTSLTVFNSGKNTFSVAIIPYTFENTVFNTYKIGTVVNLEFDVIGKYVAKLIAK; this is translated from the coding sequence ATGTTTACTGGCATTATAGAAACTTTAGGGAAAGTAACCGCATTACGCAAAGAAGAAAGTAACCTACACATTACTATAAAATCTACTTTAACACCAGAGCTTAAAATAGATCAGAGTGTTGCTCACAATGGTGTTTGCCTTACCGTTATTGCTATAGAAGATGACACCTACACTGTTACTGCTATTGATGAAACGTTACAAAAAACAAGTATTGGTGCTTTAAAAGTAAACTCTTACGTAAATTTAGAACGTGCTATGATTTTAGGTACAAGGTTAGATGGCCATATTGTACAAGGGCACGTAGACCAAACTGGAGTTTGTACTGCTATTGAAGAAAAAGATGGTAGTGCTGTTTTTAGTTTTGAATACAATGCAGATTATAATAATGTAACTATAGAAAAAGGTTCTATTACAATAGATGGTACTAGCTTAACTGTTTTTAACTCCGGAAAAAACACATTTAGCGTAGCTATTATACCTTATACTTTTGAAAACACTGTTTTTAACACCTATAAAATAGGCACAGTTGTAAACCTAGAGTTTGATGTAATTGGAAAATATGTTGCTAAACTAATTGCCAAATAA
- a CDS encoding acyltransferase family protein, with product MKNRVVSVDIFRGITIVLMILVNNPGTWSSVYAPFLHADWHGYTPTDLVFPFFLFIVGISIVYAYHTKEVTGKTYRKIVIRSLKLIGLGLFLGAFTLSFPFFKDFNDIRFPGVLQRIGLVFFFTAILFIKLNWKALVAVCAAILIMYWLWMGFVPINGTAPTFDRAPNNWANFIDLKVLGSHMWKTDYDPEGVLSTLPAIATSLLGVFVGLLLKSAYKKKTQILLLLGVSLLTAGHIWDLFFPINKALWSSSFVLVTAGWATIILAVIYYFSDVKNKKFGGVFKYAGANAITVFFLSSFIAKLFALIKVGNTSVHGWLFKNLYVHQFISLKISSIVYALTVVTFYVLLAYVLYRKKIFIKV from the coding sequence ATGAAAAATAGGGTTGTATCTGTAGACATTTTTAGGGGAATTACCATTGTTTTAATGATTTTGGTAAATAACCCAGGAACTTGGTCTAGCGTTTATGCTCCTTTTTTACATGCAGATTGGCACGGTTATACACCAACAGATTTAGTGTTCCCTTTCTTTTTATTTATTGTAGGTATTTCTATAGTTTATGCATATCATACCAAAGAAGTAACAGGAAAAACATATCGTAAAATTGTTATAAGGTCTTTAAAGCTAATTGGTCTTGGATTGTTTTTAGGCGCATTTACGCTTTCATTTCCTTTTTTTAAAGATTTTAATGATATACGTTTTCCTGGAGTATTGCAACGTATTGGTTTAGTATTCTTTTTTACAGCAATTTTGTTTATAAAATTAAATTGGAAAGCGCTAGTGGCCGTTTGCGCTGCTATTTTAATAATGTATTGGTTATGGATGGGTTTTGTACCTATTAATGGTACTGCTCCTACCTTTGATAGAGCGCCAAACAATTGGGCAAATTTTATAGATTTAAAAGTTTTGGGATCTCATATGTGGAAAACAGATTATGACCCAGAAGGTGTTTTAAGTACTTTGCCTGCAATAGCTACCTCTTTATTAGGGGTATTTGTTGGTTTGCTCTTAAAATCTGCCTACAAAAAGAAAACACAAATACTTTTACTTTTAGGTGTAAGCTTATTAACTGCAGGTCATATTTGGGATTTGTTTTTTCCTATAAATAAGGCTTTGTGGAGCAGTAGTTTTGTTTTAGTAACAGCCGGGTGGGCAACTATTATTTTGGCTGTTATTTATTATTTTTCTGATGTAAAAAACAAAAAGTTTGGAGGTGTTTTTAAATACGCAGGAGCCAACGCCATTACCGTTTTTTTCTTATCTAGTTTTATAGCTAAGCTATTTGCACTTATAAAAGTAGGAAATACATCTGTTCATGGTTGGTTATTTAAAAACCTCTATGTACATCAGTTTATATCTTTAAAAATTTCGTCAATAGTATACGCATTAACCGTAGTTACATTTTACGTACTATTAGCTTATGTGCTTTATAGAAAAAAGATTTTTATAAAAGTGTAA
- a CDS encoding sodium:solute symporter family protein — translation MELSALDYTLIIVFFTIVLGIGVVVSKKSGKSSSEYFLSGRTMPWWLLGLSMVATTFSTDTPNLVTDIVRTDGVSGNWVWWAFLITGMLTVFVYAKLWRKSNVNTDLEFYELRYGGKPASFLRKFRSIYLGVIFNVITMSAVTLAAIKIGGIMLGLEPWQTVVSAGLITVTFSALGGFKGVVYTDFLLFFVAMGGAIGAAYYLVNLPEVGGVTSLLTHEDVKGKLSILPDFSNTNAVITLLVIPLAVQWWSSWYPGAEPGGGGYIAQRMLAAKDENHAIGATFFFNIMHYALRPWPWILVALASIVVYPDVASIAEAFPNIAADKLGHDLAYPAMLTKLPSGLLGLVLASLIAAYMSTISTQLNWGSSYIVYDFYKQQVNPNASEKQLVAVGRFSTVVLMVLSACLALLMQNAMEVFDMLLLFGAGTGLIFILRWFWWRINAWTEIAAMFASGVLSILLKVTPLGNYLFAVDTGVFPDWFQIPFVMLVTTIIWVAATFMTKPESNEVLNSFYKKIQPGGPGWKKVVDNAKADKIDIVNPNEKWSVPSGIGAMVLGCVLIYTCMFATGYWIYGETIKALIFTGIALVAGLLLIKAWNKMKSNIL, via the coding sequence ATGGAATTAAGTGCACTAGATTATACGCTAATCATTGTTTTTTTTACAATTGTTTTAGGTATTGGAGTTGTGGTTTCTAAAAAATCAGGAAAAAGCTCATCAGAATATTTTTTATCTGGAAGAACAATGCCTTGGTGGTTGCTAGGTCTTTCTATGGTTGCAACAACGTTTTCTACAGACACACCTAATTTAGTTACAGATATTGTTAGAACAGATGGTGTTTCTGGTAACTGGGTTTGGTGGGCATTTTTAATTACAGGTATGCTAACTGTTTTTGTATACGCAAAGCTTTGGCGTAAATCTAATGTAAATACAGACTTAGAGTTTTATGAATTACGTTATGGTGGAAAACCAGCCAGTTTTTTAAGAAAATTTAGGTCTATATATTTAGGTGTTATTTTTAATGTAATTACAATGTCTGCTGTAACATTAGCAGCAATAAAAATTGGAGGAATAATGCTAGGTCTAGAGCCTTGGCAAACCGTAGTAAGTGCAGGTCTAATAACCGTTACGTTTAGTGCCTTAGGCGGGTTTAAAGGTGTGGTTTATACAGATTTTTTATTATTTTTTGTAGCAATGGGTGGTGCAATAGGCGCTGCTTACTATTTGGTTAATTTACCAGAAGTAGGCGGAGTAACAAGCTTACTAACACATGAAGATGTGAAAGGGAAATTATCTATTTTACCAGATTTTAGCAATACAAATGCTGTAATTACCTTATTAGTTATTCCTTTAGCTGTACAATGGTGGAGTTCTTGGTACCCGGGAGCAGAACCTGGTGGCGGTGGTTACATTGCACAACGTATGTTGGCTGCAAAAGATGAAAACCATGCTATTGGTGCAACTTTCTTTTTTAATATTATGCATTACGCATTACGCCCTTGGCCTTGGATTTTAGTTGCTTTAGCATCTATAGTTGTTTACCCAGATGTTGCTAGTATAGCAGAAGCTTTTCCTAATATAGCAGCAGATAAATTAGGACATGATTTGGCTTACCCTGCTATGCTAACAAAATTACCAAGCGGATTATTAGGCTTGGTGTTAGCGTCATTAATAGCTGCTTATATGAGTACAATTTCTACTCAACTTAACTGGGGATCATCTTATATAGTATATGATTTTTACAAGCAACAAGTAAATCCTAATGCATCAGAAAAACAATTGGTAGCTGTTGGCAGATTTTCTACTGTTGTATTAATGGTATTAAGTGCTTGTTTGGCCTTGTTAATGCAAAATGCTATGGAGGTTTTTGATATGTTATTGTTGTTTGGAGCCGGTACCGGACTAATTTTTATTTTACGTTGGTTTTGGTGGCGAATTAATGCCTGGACAGAGATTGCAGCAATGTTTGCATCAGGAGTCTTATCTATCTTACTAAAAGTTACTCCGCTAGGAAACTATCTTTTTGCAGTAGATACAGGAGTTTTTCCAGATTGGTTTCAGATTCCGTTTGTAATGTTGGTAACAACTATAATTTGGGTAGCGGCTACATTTATGACTAAGCCAGAGTCTAATGAGGTATTAAACAGTTTTTACAAAAAAATACAACCTGGAGGACCGGGTTGGAAAAAAGTGGTAGATAATGCTAAAGCAGATAAAATAGATATTGTAAACCCTAATGAAAAATGGAGTGTTCCTTCTGGCATAGGAGCTATGGTATTAGGCTGTGTACTTATATACACATGTATGTTTGCAACTGGGTATTGGATTTATGGTGAAACAATAAAGGCATTAATATTTACGGGAATTGCCTTGGTGGCTGGTTTATTGTTAATAAAAGCTTGGAATAAAATGAAAAGTAACATTCTGTAA
- a CDS encoding sulfite exporter TauE/SafE family protein, translated as MGLLITANISTTAWVLAFTAVFVMGVSKSGLKGISIIVVTLMALAFGSKASTGLLVPLLVVGDIFAVIYYRKYTQWKYILKFLPWMISGILIGVFVGKDLPEASFKYCMGGIILITVLMMLWWDQKKSKNVPTHWAFAGSMGLLAGITTMIGNLAGSFSNIYFLAMRLPKNQFIGTAAWLFLITNIFKLPFHIFVWHTITKESVLLNLKLLPAIFVGFIVGTILVKYIKDKFFRKMILILTAIGALLILLR; from the coding sequence ATGGGTCTATTAATAACAGCAAACATTTCTACAACTGCATGGGTTTTGGCTTTTACAGCCGTATTTGTAATGGGTGTTTCTAAATCTGGTTTAAAAGGCATTTCTATAATTGTAGTTACACTTATGGCTTTGGCTTTTGGTTCTAAAGCATCTACAGGTTTACTTGTACCATTGCTTGTTGTAGGCGACATTTTTGCTGTAATTTATTATAGGAAATATACCCAGTGGAAATACATTTTAAAGTTTTTACCCTGGATGATTAGCGGTATTTTAATAGGTGTATTTGTTGGTAAAGATTTACCAGAAGCTTCTTTTAAATACTGTATGGGTGGTATTATATTAATTACCGTTTTGATGATGCTTTGGTGGGATCAAAAAAAATCTAAAAATGTACCAACACATTGGGCATTTGCCGGCTCTATGGGTTTACTTGCTGGTATTACTACAATGATTGGTAATTTGGCTGGCTCTTTTTCTAACATCTACTTTTTAGCAATGCGCTTGCCTAAAAATCAGTTTATAGGCACAGCTGCTTGGCTTTTTTTAATTACCAATATTTTTAAGCTCCCTTTTCACATTTTTGTGTGGCATACCATTACAAAAGAATCTGTTCTTTTAAACCTAAAACTTTTACCTGCTATTTTTGTAGGCTTTATTGTTGGCACCATTCTAGTAAAGTACATTAAGGATAAATTTTTCAGAAAAATGATACTAATTCTTACAGCTATAGGTGCTTTGCTAATCTTGCTTAGATAA